The following is a genomic window from Syntrophaceae bacterium.
TCTCGTCCACCAGGGCCAGGAGGGCCAGGGGGTGAACCCGGCCCCCTCTCTCGAAGCGCAGCACCGCTTCCCTGTCCGCGGCATCGAAGCCTGCGCTGGAGATGACGACCCGGCCCTGCCCGGCCGTTTCGTAAAGGTGAAAGGTCCGCTTGAGCCCCGGGTGGACCCTGCCGACGCCGCAGACGAAGCAGTTCCTGTAGTACGGCATGGGAGACAGGCTTCGCTCCAGACGGTCAAAGGACGGCGGCAGAAAGGAAGGGGCGCCGGGTGTTCCCGGCCTTGTCCCCGGCGTGACGACCGCCTCGAGGTAGGGCAAATCGCCCCCGGGCAGCGACACGATGCCTTTCGCGCCGTCGCCCTCCGGCGCGACGGTCACGGAGACTGTTTCGCCCGTTCTCAGGCGGCTGCCCCCCATCCGGATATCCAGCTCCAGCGGCAAGGGAAGACCCCGGCGCCGTCGCGCTTCCTCGAGGGCCGCATAGAGGTCGACGACCGCCCCCATGCTGATCCCGCCGTGGGGAATGCCGATCCAGCCCTCCGTTCTGAGATCCATCCGGATCTCGGAGCGCACGGCATCCCCGTCACGGCTGATCCCTGCATCGCCGAACAGGAATTCCCTTACAAAATCCCCCATTCCACTCCGCCTTCGACCTCGACCCGGGACCTTGCCTACAGGTGCCTTTCTATGATCCGGTCCTCGCTGAAATCCCTGAGCATGAGCTCCTGGGGCGTGGTGCCCTTCAGGGCCGCCTCGGGGATGAGGCCGACGAGCTCCGATTCGAGCACCTCCACACCGAGGCGCCCGGCTTCCGCTTTCACCCGGTCGAAGACCGCCTTCACGGGGGTCTCCCGGAAGTTCGTGAGGTTCATGGACACCTGCACGATGCCCCGGCTCTTGAGGGGCACGCCGATGGCCTTGACGTGCTTCATCCCGCCGCTGGAGAAGCGGATCGTCTCGGCGATGATCCGGGCCGCCTCCAGGTCCGCCGAGGCAAGGTTGACGTTGAACGCAATCAGAAAGTCCCTGGCCCCCACGGCCGTTGCCCCGCTGCGCTCGTTGAGGACGCACGGACCCGCATCGGGGGCCCACCGGGGGTCCCGCATCCGCTTTTCCAGGGCCTCGTAGCCCCCGCTGCGGATCCGGGGCAGTTCGCGGCGTTCCTCGACGAGGGCCGCCTCGCCGTAGAAATAGACGGGAAGGCCGTTTCGCTGCGCGAAGGCCCTGCCGAAACGCCGGGCCGTCTCCACGGCGTCCGCCATGACGGCGTCTTTTACAGGGACGAAGGGGACGACGTCCACCGCGCCGATCCGCGGGTGAACGCCCCGCTGCGCGCGCATGTCGATGAGCTCCAGGGCCCGGTCGCAGGCCGCCGCCGCCCCTCTCTCGACGTCTTCGGGGGTTCCGATGAAGGTGAAGACCGTGCGGTTGTGGTCCTCGTCGGTGCAGATGTCCAGCAGGCGCACCCCGCCGGCCCGCTGAAGGGCTTCCGCGATGGCGTCGACCGTCCGCCGGTCCCGACCCTCGCTGAAATTC
Proteins encoded in this region:
- the ftcD gene encoding glutamate formimidoyltransferase gives rise to the protein MKILECVPNFSEGRDRRTVDAIAEALQRAGGVRLLDICTDEDHNRTVFTFIGTPEDVERGAAAACDRALELIDMRAQRGVHPRIGAVDVVPFVPVKDAVMADAVETARRFGRAFAQRNGLPVYFYGEAALVEERRELPRIRSGGYEALEKRMRDPRWAPDAGPCVLNERSGATAVGARDFLIAFNVNLASADLEAARIIAETIRFSSGGMKHVKAIGVPLKSRGIVQVSMNLTNFRETPVKAVFDRVKAEAGRLGVEVLESELVGLIPEAALKGTTPQELMLRDFSEDRIIERHL